Part of the Rhineura floridana isolate rRhiFlo1 chromosome 8, rRhiFlo1.hap2, whole genome shotgun sequence genome is shown below.
GTAGATATGACTCTTTCCTTTCACACCAAACAAGACAACAACATAGGACTTTACCTAGACATAGTTCATAAGTAACACCTTTTCTTGCACATGTCACACTTACCCGTGTCTTGCTCTTTGCATTCTTAGCACTTCTTGTTCCATTGATAACTATACTTCTGATCAATTCAAGCGAAGACACTTTGTGGGGATAGAATCCTGATGTTGTGGGAAGGGCTAGCTTAGCTAATTCAGGTGGCTGGTTGATTATTTGCCTCCGTAATAGTAGTGACTGATGAATAAAACTCACTGATCGTTATTGCCTGGCAAATTTCAGCTATGTAGTTTCTCTCCATTCTAGTGCTAGTTGTTTTGTAATCTTGCTTCTCCTTTTCTTAGGCCCAAAGATGCCTTCCGTGCAATAAAGAAAAGGATTGTAGGGAATAAGAACTTCCATGAGGTGATGCTGGCTTTGACAGTGAGTATGGTGCCCTTTACTCAATAACACAAAGtcatcttctgcatttgcttCTTACCATCTATTGGAAGGGGAGTTATGGGATAGAATGTCATTATGATCTATTGACTGTATTTACTTTGGCAACTGAAACAAAGGCAGAAATATTCTAAAGACTGTCTGTCTCAGGGATGTTTCCAGAAAAGAGGTATAACTTCTAATCTGGAATGTTAAATCTCAGATTAAGTAGTAAGAAAGTACCAAAAGACTACAAAATATGCCATTCATGTTTAGTTTAGTTGAAAGCAAGTGGAAATATACTGGGCAGCAAAACAGAATTTTGTTGGCCAAATTTGACCCATATCCTTGTCCTTACCTGCCACAtggaacttagaatcatagaatagtagagttggaaggggcctataaggccatcaagtccaaccccctgcacaatgcaggaatccagatcaaagcattcccgacagatggctgcccagctgcctcttgaatgcctccagtgttggagagctcactacctctttaggtaattgataccattgtcgtatggctctaacagttagggagtttttcctgatgtccagtcgaaatctggcttcctgcaacttgagcccattattctgtgtcctgcactctgagacgatcgagaagagaccccagCGCTCCTCTAtgagacaacctttcatgtacttgaaactTCGGGCCTTTTGCAATGGAAAAACTGATATTTCCAGTAGGggtggtatgtgtgtgtatttctaaATAGTTAATTTTCTTATGATCAGGGAAGGAGGACCTAAAGCACCTTCACTGACCTCTTATTTGACTCTACAGGTTCTTGAAACGTGTGTCAAAAACTGTGGCCACCGCTTCCATATGCTGGTTGCTAGTCAGGACTTTGTAGAAGGTGTGCTGGTGCGGACCATCCTTCCCAAAAACAATCCCCCAACCATTGTACATGACAAGGTCCTGACCCTTATACAGGTGAGTCCCGGAGCTGCGCAAGCACACACAGTTGTTGGAAGTCTCATGTCTTCCTTCATTGACAAATAGCGGCACAACAAACTGAGCAGAAAGGGAGCAAAGAAAGTCAGTTTAAACATATGTATTACAAGATGCTGTTTTGTGCATTAACTTCTCTGGCACTGTGTCTTCCCTTCAGACTCCCTGTAATGCTGCACAGGGAATGAAATTGTGATCCCACATTATATATCATTACTTTGAGTCTAAACCTGGGCTATGGCATACACCCAGATTATTTCAGGTGTGTGTATTCCatgcttaaaaaaaaactctGTGCAATCAACATCCTCTGCCAGAAGAGCTGAATTCTGCAACCTTTTATATTTACTCAACTTTTATAATACAATTTGTCTTATTTTGCATAATGCATTCTCCAGTGTTTGCTATTTTGTGTAATGTATTCTGATGCTGCTAATCACGGAGAGGGAAAAGAAGGTAGGCAGGACACTGAAGCCTTTCAGCTGTGGaaaatcttactcagccactGCTGTGCCTCTTGATATTTCATCTGACACAGTTTACACAGTGTTAAGCATATCTTTGAAGCTGTTagggattaaaaaaaacctttttttttaatgaaagctgagattttCAGGAAACTGAATTCTGCACCTGATATTCTGCAATTTTTCTGTGCCTTTACAGAATCATGGCATTAACACgtcctgctttccccccccccataagaatgaaagaaaaacacgttgtgcttcccccccccacgaGAATTGAAGAAAGAGAATATGCATCATAATACTAAGAGGTGATACCTGTTTTCTGTCTTTCCAGTCCTGGGCAGATGCATTCCGTAGTACACCGGAcctgacgggagttgtagctgTTTATGAGGACCTAAGGAGGAAAGGCCTGGAGTTTCCCATGACTGATCTGGATATGCTGTCACCCATCCATACACCTCAGAGGGTAAAGCTGACACTTTTGTTCTTCTCTGGGGGTCTTTGTTAACCTGTGGTTGCTTAAAGGGTATAATGCAGACTTGCAAATAAGCTCTCAAAAGTTATTAGCCAGCAAACACATTTATTAGCCTGCTGGGGGCTGGCAACAGAGGGGTGgagagttccatccctcttgtacCGACTCACTGCAATTCTAtatcaggcacagaggagggggCACCGCTCCTCTCACAGCCCACTTAAGTTTTATGCTGGGAGCAGAGAAGGGACAGAGCACTTCATCCCGCTCACAATTGGAATTCCAAGCACTCCCCTGTATGCTATTCCTAGTTGCTCATTGCTGTCAGAGaagtgcttaaatacaaggctggcATAATGTGAAATGCAAAGGGCCAGAGGTAAGGGtacttgcaaagaaaaaaaatctaattggAATTCCAGTGTCTGTGATCAAGATGGAGTATAAAAATTGTAGTTGCTTCCAGCATTTTCAACAATACTGCATGCATTGCTGTGGCATTCAAAGATAATACAGATATTTTTTCTTCACTGTTTGATCGAGCATTGCAAGATTTGTATTCTTGGAAGGATTTTAAGGTGTCTAAATATTTACCTACTAGCTCATTTTTTATTCTGTGAAtccagaaaaaatgttttttctcaTCAGAAATAATTTCTACATGGAAAGGTTTATTAGCCTCAATATGGAAAAGGAAAAGAGCTTGAGTAAGCAGATTACTAAATCCTCATTTCAAAAGGAACATGAATATTTCTGATGTAACGCTTTGTTACCATGCATAGCCTATGAGCTATGCAGAGCTCAGATGTCTTGCCTCATAGCCACTGTAAGGCTTTCCCAAGGATGCTTCAGCTTCTGATCAGAAATTGCCCACATGGTTTTAATGAAGTTGGCCCAaaatctccccccccatttttgcagGTCCATGCACCCCCACACACAAGTGAgggatgattttcttctgtttTGGGGGAGGCAGGGGGCTTGGGTGAAATATCCAAGGGAGGCAAGTTTGGCTCTTGGTGCTTATGTTTCTTAAAGTTACAAGGTGGCTGGGTTTTCTTGCTTgctttaaaacttcttaaaagcCTTGCACTTACTTAACAGCACTGCGGAGGTCTCCACAGCCTCCTGGACTGGCCGTCTTTCCCATGGACATTCCAGGAACAGCATCTAGGCCAAGAGGATGCAGTGTGTCACCTGTCACGGTGAATAGGGTACaaggctttaaaaaatatttaaagtaagAAAAACTCCTTGGCTACATCATAAAGTTAAGTAAGGTAAATGCCACCCCCTCAATCCCCTGAAAATTTGaagttccctttccccctccccaatatgTGGGGCTATCTTAgtttctcctccctttcccctgaTTCAGAATGGCAAAGAAAAGCTGGCCTAAATTGTTTGACTCTACTATATTTTCAGTCTTTTCTTCATTAGCACAAGAACTAGTTGAATCTCTGCTTCAGTTTTAAAAGCAAGCAGTACATTGACTCTTACCAGATTCCTTAGTACACGTTCAGCAACAAAGCCTAGTTGCACCCAGTTTTTGGGGGCCTGTGGCTGGGATAGATTTCAGTGAGGACAATCTGTTTTGGAAGCCATGGGAAAGGATTAAAGGTCTGTCTGGAGAATGTAAGAAGCATGTCATTACAGCTCATTGCTGAGGGGGACACCAAAGAAAGCAGAAAACAGTGAGTAAGAGAGATTCTGTGTAGAACACTGCTGGATGGGTTCTTTAAGTAGGAATAAATACAAATATCGTTTGCCTTTTTTAGTTGTTATATGATCCATTTTCCCTCTCATTTTATGGCTTCCTCTCTAGACTGTATATACCTCAGGTTCCCCTTTAGGAGTGAATTCACCAGCAGCAGACTCCCCTGAATCGATAGAGTCTATTCTGCATCCTGTGTCTCCACCTGGAGCTCCAGCAACCCCCACTGATGCCCCCATCACACCTACACCAGAGCAGGTAGGAGCAACATGAGTGTAGTGATATTGTTGCAATCCATCTTGCCTGATTTTTTTATACTCCAGAAACTATTCAGTTCcccactagagatgtgaaggcccagaaaaaaattggggggggaaatgggtttttttccaaagcctttttttttctgaaaaactggaaaaaatgaagaaataatggattatggaatgttttattttagcatgatgaataaaatgtttcattgaatcttggcccccccttttttttctcagttctttttatgggagtggatgctttatgtctgcttgacactgtgaaggactagcagagacataaattttttttttggttattaatgatgatggtttcttctgtgtgttttttaattgttttttgcctgctcctcataaactggcaaaacgaaagaggttccttacagttcaggtgttccttacagttcaggatcttgtagatccgtttgttacaaaaaaaagtaaaaaaattaaaaagtaaattcaatatgtaataattgtttgaataaaatgtacttttaatataccaaatgtgataattttatgccaaaccaacttgtacataattacatttgatgttcctgaagtaacaaagtgactttcaatctgtaaaaagtgctaaaattgcattttttcaattttttcaaaattttccatttttttctaaaagaaaacccagaaaaaaaatgttttttttcccatggcttcaaaatttccagaaattttacatctctattcCCCACATGTAAAAAAAATTGTCTCTTTGAAGGTAACCCCAATTCTTCCATGGTTTTCCACAAttgcaacaataacaaaaaatgtGCCTGTCAGAGATCCTGTTTGCCTAGCAAGGGTATGGCATGGTCCCCTGGTATGTAACAGGTAGGCATTGGAGGTGGGACAGGAGAtggaatatatgggtgaaaactAGGCACTTCATAGTGAGTAGGTTTGCTTACCTTTATAAATACTGCTTCTATGGTTATGCTGTGcaagcaggaatctctcccaaagACAAGACAAGTATTCTTATTAGCTGTTTTATATCTGTAACCATTCTATACTGCTCCTGTCACATGAACTAGGGTAACTTGCAACTTTAAAAAGAGGGGGGATGAGAATTAAAAATACTATAAATATATAGCTTAAAAAGAACTACCTTTCTATGGGAGGAAACAGTCcttcatagattttttttttaggaattatCAGAGACAGGTTTTTTCAGTGCAAGTTGGCTTTTTGCAGCAGTATTGTGAGTCACTGTCAAGTGCACATTTTACCCATTCTCCAGATCAGATTCCATATTATAAAGTGCCTGTAGACTGGAATGGTGAGATCACAGCTTGGTGAGCTTAATCTGGCCTGCAAGCTATCTGGAATGGCCCAtcagctcccatcttccttctGATCTCAGCATTGGCTGAGATTCCTCTTCTCCCGCACAGCACTGTAATGTAGAGGAAAATCACTGTCTCTGAGGAGCAAAACCAGGAATTGTCCTTCCCATTGCAGCACTGGGCTTGGTGGAGAAGTTTAAATCTCTCCTCTCAGCCCAGCACTGCATTGGAATTATCTCTGCATTGGGTTGAGAGGAGAGATTTCTAACAAGCCCAATACTGCAGTGATGATGAGTAGGGTGTTGAGGGGAGTGCCTGTGTGATTCAAGACAGTGTGTgtggtatgtgtgtatgtatgtctgCCAGTCTGTGGGTGTGAAGTAGTCATACCAACTTTGGTGACAACCCACTTTCACTTTGGCCATTCCCTCCACTGGGTTGTGACTCTCAGAGGAATGGTCAACAGCAAATATCCTCCAGCTGAAAAAGGTTAATGCCCCCCTCATCATTTGACAATATAAGAAATGGAGGTGAGGATCCACCATATCCTATCATCTTTAGCATGTATAGAAtgcatttcaagtgttcaaagcaccACATATACATTATCTTGATAGAGCAATATTGTAAGAACAGTGTTATTACTTCTCTATTGCACATAGGGGCTGAGGTTGTCCAAGGCCACTTTAGTGGCTTGCTTAAGGCCGCTTAAAGGTTCATGGCTAAAATGAGATTTGGATTGACTTCCTGGGTCGCACTTCAGCCATTATGCTACTCCTGGCTATCGTGACATAAGACTGGGGACTCAACACTCCTGTTGCCCAGTCAGCCATGTAGGTTAAACATACCTTGCGTGGTGCATgcgatttgttttttaaattattattattattgtttattaaatttatatcccgcccttcctcccagtaggagcctgtcCATATGAATGCACATGAAATGCATACAAAACTTGAGTCTTATGATGAGGAGATGGGACAAAATGTAATTTCATCGCTGGTTCAGAGAAATCCCCAGTTGGCACCTGTAATTAAGGTGCAGAAACCAagtgagcatgtgctttgcttgAAGAAGATTCTGGGTTTAACCTCCTAGCATCCAGTTAAAACAACGCTTCTGGCAGACTGGGGAAAGGCCTCTGTCTCAAATTCTGGAGAGAGTAGACCATAcagggctagatggacccataGTCTGataatataaggcaacttcatgtGTTGTTCTCTGGTAATGGAAAGCTCAGTTGGACTTAACATGTATGTTTGTGCTTTCAGATTGGGAAACTACACAGTGAATTGAAAGTGGTGAATGGGAATGTGAAGGTGATGTCCGAGATGCTCACAGAGCTAGTTCCAGGACAAGCTGAAGCCTCTGACCTTGAACTGCTCCAGGTAGGAAGTAACTGGAACACACATCTGCCTTTTCTGCTTCGAGTAAGGACTTCATTTAGTTCAACCCAACAACTGTTAAGGTGGACTTAGCTTAACCCAATAAAAATAACCAGTCATGCCAATGATCTGAGTAACAACAATGGGTTTTTTTGCCTTGGCTAGTTACTAGCTATTACTGCTTAACTTTGTTTGGTTCAGTTCTCACAATTTACATTCTCTTGCCATGGGTAGGAACTGAACCGGACATGTAAATCAATGCAGCAGCGTGTGCTGGAGCTGATTCCACGTATCCTCAATGAACATCTAACAGAGGAGCTGCTCATTGTCAATGACAACCTCAACAACATTTTCCTGCGCCATGAACGGTATTCCTAAATTCTTCCCCCTTCACCTGCTTGTTCCCCTCCCCTCTCACAAGCAGAACAGTCCATTCTCTTCCACTGAAGCTCATCTCCCTCTTTTTCATAGGTTCGAAAGGCTCCGATCCGGCCAGCCTGCTAAGGTGATTGAGCGTTTCTTCCTTTTAATGCATGCAAACGAGGTTTTGTGATTCATACTGCTTAGAAGGTTATGACAAAAACACATTAGAGCCATAGTGTACAGTCCTCAATGTGGTGGATTCAAATATTTGTTGTTTGTCTTGGGGAAGCTGATTCCATTATGTCCAGAAATGAGAAAGATACTTGGTAAGGTGGCCAAGTTCCCTGGCTGTGTCCTTCACATAGCAGTCTTTTCATTCATGCCACATACTTCTCAGGCTTTGGGGTAACGAATGATGCTTTCGATTTTCTTAATTGttcaaaacacatggcttcccaaaACAGAACCACATGTGGGAAGAAATGCTGTGAGAATCGTGTAGAAATGACAAGCAAATTTCCTGTCTCTTCAAAGCAATTAAACAATGCAGAAGATGCAAGCAATTTGATTGATGTGGGACCTAATGCTACCCCAGCAGAAAAAAAGCCTGAAGCTGCCAACACACTCTCGTCTCAGCTTGCAGAAATGAGTGAGTAATCTAGCTGTGTCCCTTCTGCCTGGGCAGCTCCTGTTTCTCCCCTACTCCAACTGTTCTACCTGTCTTTAGCTTCTGTAACTTTTTATCCTTATGCTTCTTCAgtccttgcttttaaaaatgcctaGTTATTTGAATATAGAGAATATATAGAATCCATAATGCAGAACCAGAAAATACATGCTGATGTTCATAGCTTATTCTGATAGCAGAacttggattttttttggggggggggatagtaTACAAAGGAGGCATGGTACATACAAAATTATCCTTCCCTGAGATGACACAAAAAGAATTGAATTaaattaaatgttagacaggcgccatctctgttatcttttcagcgcctattgaagatcttcccctttcaataagccttgtaagtagagaccttatcccagtctgcatctgtgttggaattgcttttaaagatatttttaacgcttttttttttaaagatgtttttaaagatgttttattttaaagtctgtttttaagatgttttagttttTAGTGTTTGGATTGATGCCCTCGGCTTCCTtctgggatataaacttaatgaatgaatgaaatcttCTGTAATCAAGTTTTTAGTCAGGTGCTATTATATCTTAAAATGCTTTGCTGAGCTTAAAATGCCTTAACATGTTACCTTGTTCTTTTATGTTTACGTCTTGCAGATCTGGGTTCTGGTAGCGTCAGTGCAGGGCTACAGTCCCTCGGCAATTCTGGCAAACTGGAGGAAGAGTTTGACATGTTTGCACTGACCCGTGGCAGTTCCTTGGCCGAGCAACGCAAAGAGTGAGTGCCAGCGCCTACTATGATAAATTAGGTTAAATGGTGAATATTGCAAAATAAATTATTCTAAGTTATGCAAAATTGCCTAATGTATCAGAgctgcagaattcagcttttGGAACAAAAGTAGATATATATCCACACAGAATTATTTGATTTTTAAGTGCAGGGCTGATTTTTCAGAAGACTGTGGCGCTCTGCCCCTTGATATATTTTCCATGTGCTTAAGTAAATTGCCATGCCCGAAATTCTAGTGTACTACAAGtagagaaaaatgagaaatcaaagGTACGTGTAAGATGAATAATAAGTTTAGTAAGAGATACCAAATTGACTTGAGGAACAAGCAAgcttgcactctgcaggtgcagCTGAAGCCCCCTAGAGATGTGGGTGCCAGCCCAGAGCCCTTTGGGGACAAATGATTTCTATCTAGTGAATTGCTGTTAGATATTTTGTTTTCCAGACTGTGCTAGCTCAGCCCTGCTTGTGCTTAGAAGCATATTTATCACTGTTCTTTCA
Proteins encoded:
- the TOM1 gene encoding target of Myb1 membrane trafficking protein isoform X3; this encodes MEICDIINETEEGPKDAFRAIKKRIVGNKNFHEVMLALTVLETCVKNCGHRFHMLVASQDFVEGVLVRTILPKNNPPTIVHDKVLTLIQSWADAFRSTPDLTGVVAVYEDLRRKGLEFPMTDLDMLSPIHTPQRTVYTSGSPLGVNSPAADSPESIESILHPVSPPGAPATPTDAPITPTPEQIGKLHSELKVVNGNVKVMSEMLTELVPGQAEASDLELLQELNRTCKSMQQRVLELIPRILNEHLTEELLIVNDNLNNIFLRHERFERLRSGQPAKQLNNAEDASNLIDVGPNATPAEKKPEAANTLSSQLAEMNLGSGSVSAGLQSLGNSGKLEEEFDMFALTRGSSLAEQRKDVKYEDPLATRGLAGALDARQQNTGALETGASTDGAPITNWMMRQGMIPVPQAAIMEDIEQWLSAVGHETVDPKGVTSEEFDKFLEERAKVAEQLPTLPSPTTGAPSTTTSSAGPHQKKEKEEDGMFAL
- the TOM1 gene encoding target of Myb1 membrane trafficking protein isoform X2, with the translated sequence MEFLLGNPFSSPVGQRIEKATNGSLRNEDWALNMEICDIINETEEGPKDAFRAIKKRIVGNKNFHEVMLALTVLETCVKNCGHRFHMLVASQDFVEGVLVRTILPKNNPPTIVHDKVLTLIQSWADAFRSTPDLTGVVAVYEDLRRKGLEFPMTDLDMLSPIHTPQRTVYTSGSPLGVNSPAADSPESIESILHPVSPPGAPATPTDAPITPTPEQIGKLHSELKVVNGNVKVMSEMLTELVPGQAEASDLELLQELNRTCKSMQQRVLELIPRILNEHLTEELLIVNDNLNNIFLRHERFERLRSGQPAKQLNNAEDASNLIDVGPNATPAEKKPEAANTLSSQLAEMNLGSGSVSAGLQSLGNSGKLEEEFDMFALTRGSSLAEQRKDVKYEDPLATRGLAGALDARQQNTGAIPVPQAAIMEDIEQWLSAVGHETVDPKGVTSEEFDKFLEERAKVAEQLPTLPSPTTGAPSTTTSSAGPHQKKEKEEDGMFAL
- the TOM1 gene encoding target of Myb1 membrane trafficking protein isoform X1; its protein translation is MEFLLGNPFSSPVGQRIEKATNGSLRNEDWALNMEICDIINETEEGPKDAFRAIKKRIVGNKNFHEVMLALTVLETCVKNCGHRFHMLVASQDFVEGVLVRTILPKNNPPTIVHDKVLTLIQSWADAFRSTPDLTGVVAVYEDLRRKGLEFPMTDLDMLSPIHTPQRTVYTSGSPLGVNSPAADSPESIESILHPVSPPGAPATPTDAPITPTPEQIGKLHSELKVVNGNVKVMSEMLTELVPGQAEASDLELLQELNRTCKSMQQRVLELIPRILNEHLTEELLIVNDNLNNIFLRHERFERLRSGQPAKQLNNAEDASNLIDVGPNATPAEKKPEAANTLSSQLAEMNLGSGSVSAGLQSLGNSGKLEEEFDMFALTRGSSLAEQRKDVKYEDPLATRGLAGALDARQQNTGALETGASTDGAPITNWMMRQGMIPVPQAAIMEDIEQWLSAVGHETVDPKGVTSEEFDKFLEERAKVAEQLPTLPSPTTGAPSTTTSSAGPHQKKEKEEDGMFAL